The window atatatatatatatatatatatatatatatatatacatactatgatgcacggacacgggacacgtatatatataaaatataaagtatcttTTAGATAAATCGCAATGATATTTTACtgatattaaaatagaaattaatttttttaattatttttaatattttattttaattatattaagtatttaaaatattttttgttataataaataataatatatactatatctaaatttattttaagaatatatgttacgaataagactggacacgctgacacgtaaTGATATCTAGGTGTGTCCAAAtatgtccaaaaaaaaatttattttttattaagacacgatttggacacaacagacacgcgtgtcggacaaATGTTagtgagtgtcgtgtccgaaatgtgtccgacacgtgGACACGGCAACTCAGCGAAGTATCCGTACTTCatagtgtgtgtatatatatatatataaacaaaccaCCGATATCAAGCATAATGCATGTATGGATCATATTCAGAAATTGAGGCTTGGTTCGATAATATTTTTTGTAGCGATGTTTGTATCGTTTTAtgcttgataaataaaaaattatatatttgtgtttataatttttaaaaatatttaataagaatgaattttttaaagttagatgattatttattaaaattaaaaaaatttaatatatataattaaatatttaaatttatttttatgtttatatttgttataatctttttaaattttaaaatttgtcatACATACCAAATGCAATTActgttctttgtttttattacatgttattttttatttgatttactaaatacaaattttataattttaagaagtcatcttttaaaagttaattttgataaactattttttttaaaaaaatgttatcaAACCGGCACTAACTAAAATTACTTTTATAGTGTGTAATGTAATGCATTGTCTTAGtagggatttttttaaataaataatttaattattttatttattgaaatatgtAATTTATAACATATTTATCGATTTACATCACATtgatttatctcgtttacactgtaaacaaaatatatagaATTTGAATGAATCTACAAAATGATATCggttaaacaaaatttaaatatcaaaagaTCGTTAATCATATTACATGAtactattttctttttatttttaattactaatctatattttttaaaaagaatattaaatagaaaattcaaAACTCGCAACATGCCACAATAAGAATGAAAATTCAAAATGGccaaatttttatgtattttaataaGCAGAAATTATTTTAATCAGTTAGATTATTGGAAATGATTACAACGAGAACGCAATGAAAATAATGACCATTATTCATATCTATGTAATTTAAACATGTTTACCTTTTAAAATATGAGTAACAAATACATCATCTTGTAATGTTCAACAATGCTAGGGAATCAAGAGAATATCAGCCAAAAACCAGCCAAATGTCTCTGGGTGAATCTAAAATCTCTACGTGGATGGTGCTTATACTAGGCATtaggatgtttcttctactaagtatcagaatgtttctttttcatactaaatggatgttcttttatatattttataaatttttttatatactaagaatCGGGATTGTTGGAAGTTTCGTGATCCCCACCCCTATTTCTCCAACGtatcattcaaaattttaatttggggtgagaagcaattaatatcaaatattataaattaaaaacaaataaaattaattaaatataattataaattagttaagtTGTTTACTTTTTGGCTGATCATCTCTTGGTTCCATATATTTTTCCAtgttaataagatttttttttcaaggcATGGCAATGTGATTTAGAACAAGGATTTATACCCTGACtttattgttttcatttttcttttgttttggcaAAAAAGGGATAAGTAATATAATAGGTAGCCTTGAATTCTCGTTTCTTTTTGAAGGCACAGGTACTATACAACAAAGTTGGCTATCTTcatcaaatttagaaaaaataaagcAAGCccaattagtaaaataaaaacataCCTTATTTTCAAACATGTGATTTATGGTGCCATTCAAGTCACCCTTccaataaaattctttactattCTCTGCTGTTAGCACTTTTCGAAGCTTTGGTGTGCTCACCCTGTCTGAAAAGTCCTTCATGCCAGCACATTCTCTGACCACTACTTTCCTCAACAATGGGAATTTTAGGAAGCACTTTTGTGAGCAAAACCAGTCTTGGTAAAGAATCCAACTCCAAAGTTTGCAAGGAGAAAAATGCAATGTCATTTGTTatctcctctccctctttggaCAATATTTCCTCAAGTGAATCACATTGTTTTACCTTCATTACGGTCTGTATGAGGAGAAAGTAAGTTTATCATGTTATTGCAATTTGCTACCTCAAGATAGGTCAGATGGCAAAAGGTAATAGAAGAAGGAACAATGTTTATCAAACTTGAACATCCATCAACATCTAAATATTCAAGAAGCTCGAGATCGGGGTGAATTTACAGTCCTTCTTCCActataaggttttttttttttttctatttgtggAGGTTTCAAAGCCCCACAAAAAGAATTGTGACAGTTTTAAAAActcccaaaatttgaggtgccatgAGTTCCTTTGTGTCAATTTTTCACAACTCCCACAATGTCATTTAGTGGCggttttctatcccttttatgggGTTTTGTGCTAGCATTTTGTAGCAGTTTTTGGTTAATGTTTGTGGCGGTTCAAAACCCCCACAAAAGAAATTTTCCATTTTAAAAAAAACAGCTATGCTGTGGGGGTTTCAAACCTCCACAAACCTGTcaatattattcttaaaatattaatctGGATGTTAGAATCACATTATACTAATCATTTACTATTTAAAAGAAATACTTAAGCAAGacattaaaaatgtaaaaaaaaattaaaatattacatatttaaaCAAAAGAAATACTTTAAAACATCATCAATATAATACATTACcattatttttcaatcacattaattacaacaacaaaatattaaaaataacatgtATTAAACATATAATAATTAGAGAACACTATGTACATAAATATATATCTCAAGTGAACTAGTGTCCAAACCAGTACTAACCATTTCTgattttcttctattcttttttgaATCTGCAGATTACATATTTTCTATTTCAGCTActgaaaaacaataaagaaacaaATACAAAAGGCTAAGAATAATTaacattaaaattgaaaaaggtacAAGTACAAACCTCAGAGATGCATGTTGTTCGAACTCATTTTCAAGGGTTTCAGATCACAAATCAGTTGCATTTACATGTGATTAGTGCTGAAATAGATGTAGGAGGATTATGCATTAGCATTTGACTTATCATTAAAAGGCAAATAGATGAAATTATTTATATGCcgaaaaatgcataataataAACATTGTGCAAGTGACACATTAACATGTGACTAGTGCAAACTAATTAGCATGCTCTGTTCAAATCAAGATATCAAATTATCATAAAACTATGCAAGAAAAGTATTGTCAATGAACTGTTTTAGGATCCAATGGTATAACACGAAAtctagaagggagtagaagagcATCATTAGCAAATGATTCATCAGTAGGTGCAAATACCAATTGAGCACAAGCCCAAATTGCATTTTCATCAACCCCACAGCAAAGCTGCCAAATCAAATTGCATAATAGAAAGTTAAAATAAGAATcacttacataaaaaatataaaaaaaaaataagacaaaaaagAAGTATATTggctatattatattataaggGAAAATGCATGACCCTCTATCCGAACTACCTCCAAGAACTGCACAAATTAAAGTAAGTAGTAAATTAGCATACAAAaaactatattatattataagaatactaattaagatttaagattagaataaatttaaattaatacctCCTCATGCTCAATAGTTTCGAACAACAAAAGCTGGATTGATTAGTGTCTTATAGACacgaaaaaaaaaaggcaagCCTATCTTTCAGAATATTCAACACCTTTAGCAGCTTCTTGCATGTAGATATTCCATTTCTTGCTTCCTTCATAGGGTTCTTGAATCCAACCCTGCATTTGCCACAACTCTCCTTGGTTCTTATTTGATTCCCTTCCTATTGAACATTTCAAACATTAATTATTGGTAAGAATCTTCAATTATTGAACCAGATCTAGATATTTGCTTTTGCATCATGCTATTAGTTTTTCAATGAAACCAAAATTTCTAGTCCACACACTGAAAAATCGAAATCATGTGAATGGCATAGCTATTTTGAAACTGATGATTTTGAGACAAATTTGTTTGCTGGTACCTCAATGAAATTGAGAGTAGAATGAACATCATCCATGTCCTCCAAGAAGTAATTAGCCAAGTGAAATTGATGACATGAGGCAAAACTCTTCTTTGTGCCGGTCTGAAACATAAAAAGCATTCAACATTAAGCTGTACATGAATTGAAGAAACTATTATAGTActcaattaaagaagaagaagaaaatgctaACTATGATGCTAATTGGAAAGTACCTTTAACATTCTCTTGTGTTAATACTGAATTTTTGGTTTCTTGAAGCCTATTAGAAACAAATGCACCATATAATCAAGGAAAAGAGATTTATTACTTGAAGGATTTAGCTAAAATTCTTGGTATAGGGCCACTGATGTTGTTGTAGGACAAGTCATTGAAATTGATAATCACAAAAACCAGATAACCATAATTAGAATAAGAGAAAACTTCAAAAACAGAATTATTAATacacaaaaagaaacaaaagaaaaagttcaATGAATATTACAGAAAAGCAAGTTGTGTCATATTAGCCAATGATTCTGGCAATTCACCATTAAGACTGTTATTATTGATCCTCCTGAAAACAGTTTAAGCAAATTAAACTCTTGAGTAGTTAGACATCAAAATCAAAGACTATTAAGCTTCCAAAAATCTTAgctcatatttaaattttataaattaactattaagaaAAATTTTACAATCAAAGACTATAAGCTACCCCACCCCATGTGACTCACTCTCTTCCTCATTCCTTCCCTCTTTATTTCACTTTCCTCTGTTTCTATAAAATCATCCaatttttccactccttagttaCACTATTAATTACACCTTATAATGAACAcattttatatcaaatatttcTAACACGGTTACCATGTTTGAGTGTCCAATTAAATTATAATTGTACACTGAGCACAAATTGTTCTGTACTTTTACACTTTAAACTATGAGGTGTACAGTACTATGAACTTAATGAAGATTGAATCCTATTAGTAACCAAAAAATGAAAAGTTCCTCTGAAAGAAGAACAAAATAGTTATAAAAAAAAGGGGACCAGAAAAAAATGCAAACAAGCATCAAAGAGGACTAGAAtgtaaaattctttttcaaaatatgaaatttagaatttaaaatattatctagaatgtaaaattctttttcaaaatattaacaAACATAACATTGATAAGAGTTCTTCAGCGAACATTGCGAGCTTTCTCTTCCCGTCCTATGCCCAATGATTTCTGGGCATTTGCAATACCTTCAGGATCTGCAAGTTTATTAAGTGACAACCATATTAACAAAAGGGATCAAAATCTCAGGTTTTATGGGTATTTCTTCTACCCAGTTAACAAATACTTAATGTGCAAGATAACCAAAGTATACTAATCCAGATAACAGAGCAGGATTGTCACCAGTAATTTTGATTTTGACAATGATACTATAGACCTCAGTTCACCATGAACTCTACACATATCATGATATTATCCATTGCTGTCTATAATATTGGCATACTTGTAATCATTAGAGAGTTTCGAATAGATTGTATCATGTCATTTGTAGGTTTTATGGCAACCCCTATTCAGCTACTCTATAATATCAGTACTCTTTGATTTTTGGCTATTAAAACACTACTATTGTCAAATGCTAAATATGACACAAAAATCTCACCtaatcaatttaaattatatataattaagatgcAACAACAATAACATGTTTACAATAATCAAGAGTTATCCCATTAGATAAAGTCAACTACATGGATCAAACAATACATCAGTGCTTTATCATAAATCATATATGCGTTTAAACTATTTAtacttaattacttttaataatttcCTCCAAAAATTTATAGGTCTTCCTTTTCCGCTAGCTACAATACTACCCTCTGTAGTATAATACAAGATTCTATCATGTTCTCTATATCTATGGTTGGCATTACCCCAACTCTCTCTCTAATGCAATCATTCCTAATTATGCCTATTTCCGAGTGAGAACCCATCCATCTAAGCATAATTGAGAGTATACATATAAACTATAAAGTAAAGTTTAGCACTGAAGAAGAGATGAGATGACTTCAAGGCAATTAAGGCAGAagggaaaaaaaaatggaaatacAAAATGACAAGGGTTCTCTCCTGTGTCCTTCCTGACTCCTATATATCACAGACATCCCTTCTCATTCTAGTACAGAGTCATACACTTTACCTGCACAAATTGACACGGTACTATTCTTAGCAAGCCCCTTTCCCCTTCTAAAAGCGATCTTTACAACTAAAGCCTAAGGGCCTATCATAAAGAAAAAGGTTCAAGTTAAGCTGTTAAGGGAAACTAGGATGCATAAAAGCTGAAGCTAGAAgagcaaaagggaagaaaaactgATATGGagctatatttaataaaaaaccctgaaaacaaTTGGTAGagttttgattttatgcattatttttccatttaatcCTCAACTATGGATAAATGTACGTTAACTCTTAACATACCAAAGAATTGTGTGAAGATGCGGGTGAAGAAGGTCAAGTTGCGAGAGACATCGTATGCCTTGGCAGGAGGAAGAGGTTTCACCAGAGTGTCGATGCTAAAAACCCGTTGCAGAAACTGCATTACAAGAGTTGAATTATATTTCAAACTTAGGGACTAGAAAATTATATGTACAAGCAAGAAGGAAACAATTAAATAAGTGATTTAATTCTATAATATcagaaaagaaaacataaaacgaGGCAGCATAACATCGAATATCATCTTCGTATACATAATACCGAGAATGATACCAAGTTAACAAAGCAGTGAAGATTACGAGCAATCCGAAGCTCTGAACCGATCACTTCACAACAATAAAATGAACGAATTGCATGCATTAGATTCATACAAACTTTTCCCACATTAAAAATTGCCGAGCAGTATCTATGTATAGATTCTAGACAACGGGATTCATGTATTTCAGTCATAATACCTAACTTCATAAAATTGAACATAGCTAACAGTTGACAAAGACAATCTGTTTCATAATAATGTTATCTTCAGTGGCTCCTGCACCCTCTTCGAGCTTCACTAAGCCCTCATTCTTAATTTTTATATCATATAAATGCTCCAAGAACATACAAAGAGAAACTTTCAAGGGAAAGACCATAGTATTATAAACCCTACTTGCTTTTACATTTTTAGTActtctttctttccattttcatgaTATCTGAAACCTTAGTCATTTGCACACCAAAGAGAGAACTGAATATTATTTATCAGAATACCCTTATTTAATTAAGAAACATATAGTGAAACCGCTACTTATTATGTTTAACATTGCTAAAAAGATAAAGTAACAAATATCATGAACTAGGGTTGGTAATCGACAAGGACATGAAACTCAACTCTCTTGGAGGCGCCACATGAACAATTGAACGAATAGGTTCTTAACAAAGATAAATGAAGttgtaaattaataatattgtctaacttaatcatcatcattatgatTTGTTCAAAATTTGACTAGTGAAATTGAAAGGAGAAGAGGGGGAAAACAAGTAAACCTGAAAATTGCGCTGGAAACTGTAGCGAAGCTCAGGGTCAATCTCGATGGAATCGTCGCCGTCGTGGTGATGCTGGTGGTTGGACTTGGAGCGAGGAACGTGCATGGTGGAAGTGCCATTACCGGGCTGGGTAGTGACTTTGAGCTTAGCATCTTGGAATTCTGATTCAGTGTTGTTGTCGTCGCCCCTCCATGGCGCTGACGTCATCAGCTGCTTCTTCCCCTTCTTCGCCATTTCACAATTCTGGATTATCCTTCTTCCCCTGCCACTtacaaataagataagataaatggACCTCTTTTGTTATTCTTTAAATTTCACAAATAGTTTTTtggtttccattttttttttggtcCATGGTTACTGCTTTCTGTATAATCGGGTAAGAAAATaaccaaaatatataaatagaaaaatataaattttaatcatcctggaaatataaattttattaatgccTGGCTTCTTCATTTTAATCTGGGTAAAACATGTAAAGAAACCAAACACATATTAATATTACCTGAAAAGTCTCAAAACAAAAAGCATTACATACAAGTCTCATTTGCAATTTATATGTAAATTGAATTTACTATATTCGATTTAATAGGTTAAGTGTAAAATTGAGTTAGATAGCTTCAATTTGGTTGGTTAGAAATATTGGTTTGACTAGCACATGGTAATTCGTATCGATGGGTTTCAAATTATACCCATAgtcatagttgtaagaaccgaaCTGGTGATCAAACCGGTCAGGttactggtttactggttcaACTGATAAATCGCTGGTTGAACTGGTAAAACCGGTttcacgtaaataaaaaatataaaatactaaaaatagtcataaacttaaaaaattcaaaatacatatctTCAGTTCTTCCCCAACATTTTAAAAACAACCAAGTTTTTgctctattattgtttttttgaGTTCCAATTGATGCATCAGGAGTTGATCCTTGTTCTTGAAAAGATGGTGTTTCTAATGGTGTATTCAGAAGCCATTCTAAAAGAATATGGAGTAGCAAAAGTATAAAACAATAGTAATCCTAAATTCCCTATTTCCTATTCCCTATTCAGCAAGACAGCAACCTTAAAGGCTTAAATAGTGTTAAATTCACAGCAACCTTAAATAGTTAAATTCACAGCACAAGCATATTCATAGTCTCAAGCTTTCAACAAGCATATTGATCCCAGaaatttcaagttttcataacaGAACAGAATAACATAACAACATTAGTCATAACAGCTTCTtaatttcaagttttcaacaAGCATATTTAACACAGAACACATCAACATAACAACATTATTCATAGTTTCAAGCTTTCAACAAACATATTCATCCCAGaaatttcaagttttcataacaGAATAGAATAACATAACAACATTATTCATAAGTCATAACAGCTtcataatttcaaattttcaacaatCATAGTCATAGAGCAGAAGTGCAGAACAGAGGAGAACAACATATTCAACTAACCTGTTTGACACAGCAGAAGACCAAGACGATGGCAACGGCGACGGCGCGGCAACGGCGAGGCAACGGCGAGGCAACGGCGACGGTGATGACAGACAGGGACGAAGCGGAGCCGCGGGTCTGTTCTGTTCCTTCAGACTTCAGAATGGGTGTCCGGCGGTGAGACGAAGAAGACGACGGCGGGCGGCGGTGGCTCGGTGAGTGACAGAGTGAGGTGAGGAGGTGAGGGGGACTGGGGGAGGGTTAGCCTTTGTGGTTACTGGTTAGGGGATTAGGGTTGGGGAACGTGGAAAGTGGAAAGTGGAAAGTGGAAACAGGGATTTGGGGGTATACCGCATACGAgacttgagtttttttttttttaaataaaccaaAACGAGGTCGTTTGGAAAATGAATTAACAAAAAAAAGCTTCCAAACCGGTCGGTTGAGCAAAAACCGTCGGTCTCCGATTTTCATCAGAACCGGCCGGTTCAATCCAGATCTCAACGGTTCTCTTTTTTGTCTAGTCATATTGATCAACTGGATCGGTTAAAGATCCAGTTTACCGGTTTTTCAATCGAACCAGCCAGTCCGATccggtttttacaactatgcCCATAGTAAATCGAAACTAGTCATCCCTACTAAATCGAATGTAATAGCTTCGATTTATAGCCATTGAACAGTATAGGTAAATCGAAGCTAATGATTTCATTGATGCAATTATGGGGTGGTGTTAGAATTTTCACTTGACCCTTTGTCATGTTCACAATTTCACTACTTCTTGTGATGAGAGTTTATACTTGGATCTTTTTCATACTTGGATTTGTTGAGTGATTCTGATTGGAAAGTGTTCTGAATTCACAGTCCCTTGACGTGCAAGTTATAtgttttttttgttgaatttttgaagagaATAATGTTGGGAGGATTCCCTGTCCCGCTATTTGTAATATTCTTCATAGTTAGATAAGGACTTGGTTGGTGTAAAGGCTCTCTAGAAATTATCAAATTTGATCTAACTTGTTTAGTTGTCTTTGTCAGTGTGTTCTTGAACTGAAAAGAATATGCAGATAAATCCTTTTGATTTTAACTTTCAGATCGGTTTTAGCTGAACCAAATCAATAATTTGACTCTGTTAGCACCTTTTTCGTCAACCAAGTGTGCATTGCTCTAATTTAATTGTtgttttgatctttatttttcttaaagTGGAAGAAAGTTGTGAAAACTTTGTAACCGATGACCTGAACAAGAGATCTTCTACAGTACTCCTGCGGAACGAATTTCGTTATCCAAAAAGTATCTCAACCATTGATTATCCTTTTACCCATTTTTATTTTCCCTTCCCTTTCTTTTTAGTGCTTATGGCTAAGATTTTTCCAATTCCTGCTTTTAAGCTGATATCTTTGTCAGCAAGGAGTGAGCCTTTTACAAGTTCGAATACATACTTGAATCGGAGAGTTGTATCATGGATCAAAATGCAAAGCTGATAAGAGGTCATGCTTATTTAAGTTTGCCCTTTCAACATCATAACTGCAATTGCAACACAAAGAtagatataatttgaaataatatCAGATTTTTAATGATCACGGTTGGCGtgaattttttttggtttcccacggtatcctcAAACCCGGCAGGTCAATGACTAATCCGTTGCGAAtcggagctccatttaagggtttgtccctggccaatgggttgctgcatgcacccAAGGCGTGAATTAACTACATTTTTATCTGATATTAGCAGCTACTTATTCAACAGAACAACAAAAATTGCAGTTGTTGATCTTCAATTCATATCCTCTAGTGCTTGGCGACATTGGGATTTTCCTCTAATGTTACCGAAAGCTCTTGTTTATCtgtctttttcctttttcctcctTTAGTTCTAATAGCTTATAACCTTCAACTACTATTCACCTTCGTAACGCATAAACCTTCGTGACCAAGTCATCAAGAATTTGATTGTATAATAGAATCTCAAGATCTAAGTAAAGTTTGTTTTCTTTGTGTAACATGAGTAAATGTTAGCCAAATTAGT is drawn from Arachis hypogaea cultivar Tifrunner chromosome 12, arahy.Tifrunner.gnm2.J5K5, whole genome shotgun sequence and contains these coding sequences:
- the LOC112727711 gene encoding uncharacterized protein, encoding MAKKGKKQLMTSAPWRGDDNNTESEFQDAKLKVTTQPGNGTSTMHVPRSKSNHQHHHDGDDSIEIDPELRYSFQRNFQFLQRVFSIDTLVKPLPPAKAYDVSRNLTFFTRIFTQFFDPEGIANAQKSLGIGREEKARNVR